atcccgaggtagtagattgattagtgggggatcgtcggacctggaacttgaaggtaaaaagcgaggacacaagaaagatttatacaggttcgggccactagagtagcgtaataccctacgtcctgtttggggtgttgtatattgcgtcctgtGCTTGGGtattgtttggtattgaggatatggtcctctgttgtggttctatgaggtcttggcctaccgatctaggtacccctaccctcctttatatactccagggggcaggattactgatcggttacaaggagttctagtaggattatagggtaTGAGTGCTAGTAAGATTACaagggaattctagtaggagtccgtcttcttccttccttgcgggtactggggatctatccccgacaagacCCCGAGCACTTTATAGTCGAATGCAGcggtcttcgagtacttttcagatccttgccgagtagtttagtgcttctcgagAATTTTATCTTGTTGAAtattcaaagttcctcaaagctgccatgaggctatggtgtgatCAAGCCCTTGattatcttgattttgtaatcttcatttttgaaatgtgatatggagggcggtgaaagtcgcactccatatgaagtagcccctgagccttaggttgaatcgaagaatcaggctgagggtcaataaaatcttgaatcttctttcttcgtcttgaaaaaaatcaattgttgggtgtagcttatcagccccgagccttggaatgattaaataatcaatttaAGGGTCTAGCGAACTTTAGTCTTCCACATCTGAGTAGTTGTGCGGCGTCTAGCCCccaagcttatgcgccaggtgagccataggagctacgtcgagtagttatttggcgcttagcccccgagcttagaAGTTAGCTTAGCCATTGGaaatattccgagtagtaattggtgcgtagccccccaagcctgggagctagcggagccactggaggtacgctgagcttCTTAGAAAATTGTCACTGAAGCTTGACCTACAAAAATACATTATGTAACATTTTTgtagaattttgaagatactatcgaaatttattcagtaatgaatgtaaatgttgtaTGCTATGCTCTTATTTTAGTCGTATTTCTCTCGAAcagttagcctgttatgttttagctattgccactgcgtgtgagatctttgtctcatatatgcgtactggcactgctgctacgtgtctgagatctttgtctcgtgcacgtgtcctagcgtttaggcatgatagaagatccgaggctttcacggaTTGAGGCGTGTTCTACTCAAGGAGattagcaaccgttaagagaagacatttaaaataagtagtcggcattgcgataaaaagactgcgcgattgcacgtaaagtagtcattgacacttttctgcctttttatCGAGGAGAGCGCATGTTGCCGTGCAAaggatttgtgcctcactagggtgtagccgctgtgAGCCTctagcactcagtgcaccaaacttcgtgGTAGAGCCTCCTAatttcggtgtaccaagcctatgGTGGAGCTTCCTGAACTTAGTGCACCAAATCCGTAGCGATAGCCTCCataatttggtgtaccaagcccacagctgtcggtcaacatgccccaggaataattggcaaagtgtagctctggagggtaattttcgtcgagaggcgtacacaaaaagTACTCGccgcgttgccctgcatgcgaaAAATAAGccgaaaaaattatataaaataattaaaagagTAGCTTAGCTtaattcgtggacgattgtcgacgaagtCGTGGCGATCGTCGTGAAGCCACGACAGTTATTGATGAAGctgactagtcggagtcgattccgattagttgttgatcacgtgaaCCCGCCCTCGATTAGTTTGTAGTTGAGACGAGAAGTTTTAGGTAGTTGCTATTGTGTCACTGAGCGTTCTGGTGAAGCAACGCAGTCATGCATGCTAAAGTCCCACGTGCATTTCTTAAATACGTGTAGCGAAGAGGAACAAATCTCCTAGTGGCCTTCGTGGTACATGTACTGAAACTCAAAAAGTAGCCTTGCATGGAGAGTACTCGAGCTGATAGTTTCCTCGATCCGCGCATGAGCAGTAGATGTAATATTGATTGGCCTTCATTTCTTCAGTATAGGATTTGACAACTAGAGGCAATTAGCTTAAGATGCATCGTCGGTGACTTCGACTCGGAGATGGAAAAATAATTTCGCCGatatttttccttctcacggGCGTGGAGCAGTAGCGAATCATCAGCCTTGAGCGACGCATGGAGCCACGGAGGATGATCAGCTATAGCAATGCGACCAGTGATGCAGTTTTTTGCATGCAGATCAGCCGACAACCGATTGATCTCCCACAAGCTTCTTGTATCCGCTTCGAATTGGAACTTGACGACTTGCTtctcgtcgagtagattgattttgaagatgaggtccttcaagctcgcccgatgatctcgatgatcacccctacctagcgtgccagatgttggtgtttagacctagcaacctaccgaggggtatcccgaggtagtagattagtTGGTGGAGGTTTGTCGGacttggaactcgaaggtaaaagcaatGATACAAGATATACAGATTTATGCAGGTTCGGACCAccaaagtagcgtaataccctacatcctatttggggtgttgtatattgtgccctacgcttgggtgttgtttggtattgaggatttggtcctctgttgtggttctatgaggtcttgacCTACTGATTtggggacccctgccctcctttatatactccaggatgcgggattactagtcagttacaaggagtcctagtaggattacagggtatGAGTGCTAGTAGGATTAtaagggaatcctagtaggagtccgttttcttccttccttgcgggtactggggatctatctcgacacaaacctctcagccaaaaGTCTTGCATACTAGGAGTCGACTAATTATATACCATAGTCGGGTAAAttttgcggagtattagtacaCTCAGCCTCACTTGTTGATTACTTTCAGGTCTTAGTGAGGAAGAAATGGTTGAATTGGTTACCGGATTATCTTGGGATGGCTATCCTTTACGTGAAGGGTTGTTGGTTGAGTGGCTCCTGGCCTCACCTTGAGATAGTCTCATGTTTGAATGACATGTTGTCGGGCTACTCATATTATCGTGTATCTTCACTAGAACTTTATCGTATTTGTCTTCCGCTGTGTATTTATCTTCCGCTGTGTTTTATTTAAAGAACTCTAATTTGTAATATATCTATGTATTTCAAACTCGGTTTGTAAATTAAATCTGGATGTTTGTAAACTGAAATGTCATGTTGTATCAtctgcgctcaccttcgtgtgagacttgttgcataTTGTTTTGATCGAGATCAGTGGTTGAATCGGGCTTGACTCGACAGACTGTCGgattacactgttttaagtgcgtatTGACCAGATGAACCATTAAGAGGATGGTTAGCATGCTTAAGCCGatttaatttggacggttctgcCACAGGGTGACAGCCAATACTGGAGGATGGTCTCATGGAGTAGTCTCCCTGCATAGCACACACTTCACAAAGCTTGTGTGATTTTAATTTTGATACTTTTACTATATGGAATTACGTGTTAACACTTGACAAGCTCCTACTGATTGCTACCGCCTTTTCTTGATTTTTGATTTCTTGCCATATAAAATTATGTGTATCTTACCAACCAGCACAAGACCGAATAGGATCTTATGGGAGGACATATGCACGCCCAAAGGTGAAGAAGCCGGCAGCTGAAATGAAGGATCAGACGGCATCGACAAGATCTTTCGGTTGTCCAGTTGGTTAGGACATCCAGTATTCCAGTTTGGTTCCGGTCCTGTTAGGAGATTTGATTAGAGTTTGATTAAGCAATTTGTTTTTCCTAGCTGGTTTTTAGGCATTATTAGAGATAAACTTGGGCAAGGAGAAATTGAAAATGGCCGGTGCTATAAACTGGTGTGAGCAGCAGAGGGCAGAGCTAGCCCTGGCGTGAGCGATTAGTCCGTGGAGGTGTCGAACCCAAGTGGGTCCTTCGGCTCATTAGACATGATCTACGCATGGTATGCTGTGCATGACTTTGACCATTTATTCTGAGCTCGACGTAGCCCTTTAAAATTATTCAAACCTCATGTACAAATTAAATGTAAACTGAttatttatgtcgtatttcctaccAAGCTAAAAACAGAGCACATAGCCACGTGTATGATCCACACACATGGAGTAGTGGAGTACTCGGTCCCTCTCCAGTGACGATGATATCCACATACTTATATATGTTAGGAAAATATTTGGTGCAAACCACCATCTCGGTGGAAACGTGAAAACCTCTTCAAAACCATATTTgtaagtattaaaaaaatataaaatggcGCACACCCATAGTGCATCCATAGATGTACTTTGTGGTAAAAGTTGGGATGCAAACTCAAACTAGGAAAATTCAAATGAAAATGACAACTCCCATGTGCATAAGCACTGAAAGACAATTCCTGTAAATTGGTCTTCTAGTGCATATGCACTTGAAATTTGTCATTTTTTAATGAATTTTTGCAAAATGGTTTTGCATCCCATCTTTTGCCACAAAGTGTGTCTATGGCTGCACTATAGATGTGCAtcatttcaaattttttgaATACTTGTaagtatgattttttttagggATTTCACATTTCCACCGAGAAGGTGGTTTGCACTTAATATTTTCTCATATATATCACCTACTTGTTTACTCTCACCGAATGAACTAGGGATATCACACGCAAAACCATCCGGAACTCACACGTAGACTAACAACGATTCCATATCCCATAGCTAGACATCATAATCATCATATCCAATGCAAAACAACGCTAAGTATAATCACAATTCTATGAATTAGAATATTATGTCTAGAGAAAATGCTATGTGTGGCTTAATATGAATTTGCTTACAAGAATTAAAATTCTTCGGCTCTATATGCTTGCGCGCTCTGCTGTATGGACAGGTTGCGGGaaatcatttttttcatttaaaaaatattgaaaattttaatttataattgatttttatcatttttttcagTTCCGATAAAAAGTAGCAATATTTCAATGAGTTAGGGAAAAAATAATTTTCTGATGTGATGTGGTACTTTCAACTCAAATTTGAACCAAGATCTTTGATATGGATTGAAATTCAAATACTTTTAGACCTAGTTTTGATGATCAAAATTTTTCAGCTTTCACCAAGGATCAAAACAACGTTCAACCCGTCGGGCCGTCCGTTGCCCGGGCCGGTCCGGCCCCgtctcgccgccgtctccccctctcctcccttcgCTCCGCAGCCGCAGCCATGGACCCTTcgatgccgccgcctccgccgcgaaaccctaacccctcctcctccaccacctccatgccgcctccgccgcccccgaaccccacctcctcctccatgccgccccctccgcctcccaacccctcgccgccaccgccgcggccggaggcggagtCCCAGGCGACGTCGtccgcggcggaggtggaggggcgcgGTGGCCCTACTCCATCCTCCTCtatgcctccgcctccgcccccaaaGCCCGCCCCGCCGGTACCGGAGCCCGAGGCGAGGGCGGAGGGCAGCGCTGGCCCTAGCCCCAGCGCGAGCGACTCGTCAGCGGAGGAGGTGCCGAACCCCAGCGGGGCCTCCTCCGGCGACACCGAGATGGAGGAagcggccgcgccgccagcggagcggcagaagcagcagcgcccgcgcgcgccgtaCGTCATCCCTGAGTGGAGTGCCGCGCCGGATCACCCCTTCTTCCTCGAGGTGCTCAAGGACGGCACCATCGTCGACCAGCTTGACGTGTGAGTCTTCAGTACCCCGCTCTCATCAGTTCCATTTCCATTTGTTAATGAAGTTATGGTGCCATTGTGGTTTCTGCTAGTCTCCTCTGCTCATGTTTTCTTTAAGGATAATTTGTGTACCGGTGCAGTTGGTTCGTAATGTTTTTTAGCTCCTGATTAACTATTTTTTAGTCCTGTGAAATCAGTAATCCTCAGTACCCAAATGAGCTTAGCTAAGTTTTCTTACCCTTATATTTTGATCCACTGCTCTGGTTATGGCTGTCTGAGACATATTTACACCGGAACTAAGTATTTGCTCTAAAATCATGTTGGTTGTTGATATTTCGAAACTAGAACTGGTGAATGACTGGCTTTCCATATATGTTGCAGGGCCAAGAAAGGAGCTTACATGTTTGGACGGATTGATATGTGCGATTTTGTACTGGAGCATCCAACTGTTTCTCGATTTCATGCTGGTATGTTTTAGTTTTAGCCACACTCTTGTCAATTAAGACTTAGGCGTAGTTTCAAAACTGCAATGTTAACCTGCCAGTTAAATGTTCTGCTCCAGAATGGCTGAATGGTTCTTAACACTTAGGAATCCTTCTTGTTATCTTGTAACTGTCTGCATGTCGTATGGTTGGTCCCAGTTTCATACAGCAAAAAGACTGGAAATATGTTTGGACCAGCAAACTTGTTAGTTGTACATCCTTGCTGATTCCTGAAATAGCAGGCTGGAAACTGAGTGCTGTTGTATCACCACTTAATGAACCTTAGGAAGAACAATGAGCACAGTTGCATTCATGAACATATTAGAAATGGCATTGAATCATGAAAGCATGAACTTTGCTTTGAATAAACCTTTCTATTGGGAGGGTAAACATTGCCTAGTAAACTGTTTATTTATAACCAAAATTGTGTGGATGACATCATAACCATGAATAAAGTTGAATCAATATATTGAGCATTAATCTTGGATAAAGAATTCTATGTCAAGTCTATTGCGCACATGCTATTGGAAAAATCTCAACAGTCATGGCTTAGTGACAACATACAGTTGAATAAACTAAATATTCCAGAATTATTGATGATATTAATATGATATGAACAATGCAATGCCACTTTGTCGAGGAGCTAACATTTACTAACTACGATGTAACATATTACTGTCATTATCCCTATATAGCAGAAAGAACATAATATGGGAAACTTGAGAGACTGGGTTAGCTAAGTTATGCAATTAATTTCCCTTGCTTAAATGAGTGCTTCTACTATATGTTCCTTACAAAAATTAGGAGTAGTAGTTAACTTCTCTCTTTATGAGCAAATTGTTCCTCCTTGTTTTTAATGCTTCTTTAATTCCAATTAATCTAGCAACACCAACTTTCTGACTTAATCTCAataaatttctttttttagtgCTAAGGAAGTAACTCGTGAGTTGCTTTTATGTTATTTTAGTTCTGCAGTTTAGGAATGATGGGAAGGTTTTCCTTTATGACCTTGGAAGCACACATGGATCTTTTATCAACAAAAGTCAGGTAATATGAATTCCTGATATCTTCTGTTTTCTTAATATCCTGATATCATTAAATTTTATGAATGCATGCTGCCACTTTTGGcattttaattagaaaacagTATGTTCAGTGTTGCAGTATACTGTCATTCCTTTGTTCTTGAACTGttgcttttttattttgttgcaatGCCGATTTACACTGTAAAATAGTTCTGTTTGGGTTATTTGAATGCTGGTCCTTGGACTTATTTTGTTTTCTAGCTTTTTGTTACCATCCCTTTTTTTTCCTACATGGTAAAAGGGCATACCCAGTGCTGAAATCTCCTGCACAAGGTGGGGTCTGGGGAAGGGATTTCTTGGAAGCCTTGGAATATATGTATGACAAGGTGGAGTCTTGGAGTATTGATCGATTGGTCATATAGGCATAAGTCAGATGTCAAATAGCTTCAATTTGCATTAttatcctttttccttttggttACCATCCCTTTTATTTTCCTAAAAAGTAAAGGGGCATACCAAGTACTgaaagctcccacacaaggtATGGTCTGGGGAAGGGATTTCTAGACAACCTTAACCTTGGTTATTTGGTAAGGAGGTTAATTCGAACCAGGACGCAAGTGGAGACATTCTACCACTGCGCTAGGCCCACCCTTCATTGTCACATGTTCATTCGCTCTTGTAAACTCTTCTTTAGATATGAAGAATGCATTAGGGTATTGATCAATGCATACCACATTAATGCTTTAGTTTCTTTATGTTACTCTTGTCAACTCTGGGGTGGCCTGTGTTTCTGTCTGTTCCTTTGTGTCAATCTTTCAAACATCCCTGTGTAttatctattatattttttattatatgtTCTGGATTTGCAGGTCAAGAAGAAGTTGTACACGGAGATTCATGTTGGAGATGTAATTCGGTTTGGGCAGTAAGTAAGCTTGTTACTAACTATTTGTCCATTCTTTTTGTTTATTAGTTCTTTGGATCTGGGAACTTGTTCCCTCTTCTGTTAATCTTCCATTTTGCACGAAGAAGTCGCTTAATAAATTGCAGCATTGCGGTGCTGAAATATTCTCTATATGATCTCTCTAGAGCTTCTTTTGTTCTTACGTTGGTGTATATTGTTGCATAACCTACTTATTCCAGAGTTTAGCATACCCCCTGTTCAAATTAATAACATACTGAACATTAGTAATTTAATATGTTAATGTCAAAAAGTCCAGACTGATATGTGTACTGTGGCTACTTAATTGTTTCAGCAGAACATTAGGTTTTACTAACAGTGGTTTTAGTTGACTCACTATGCATTTTAGATTCTATAAATCTTGGACTGCATTATATGCTTGACAAAGTCCCTTCAAATGTACAGACAGATAGAAAGGTTGCAGAAAAAATAATGCTGGTAAATCGAAATGGCACTATTTTGGCTTCCTAGTCATGTCCCTGCTTGTTCTTGTGCAAAGCGAATTTTGTTTTCCTTCGATCTTTTtagtgttgtgtctcttggcaaCCTGTTTACACTCTATTGATCTGGTGTCTTATTTTTCACTTGGTTAACTGGGACTTAACTCTCCTCTTATGCATTAACTAGATCATCACGTCTGTACATTTTCCAAGGACCATCTGAGCTGATGCCTCCAGTAAGATTCTTAGACTCAATTGGCTCATTTACCACTAAACAAATTTTCTCATTTCTTTGCTTTCTTCCTACTTCATCCACAATTTAATCAAAGTGAATTGCCGATGCAACAAGCACCTTGCTGTTCTCTATTTCTACTTCAAGCGGCTACggcaacaacaataacaataacaacaaaTTATTtgagtcccaagcaagttggggtaggctagagatgaaacccCACGAGCCGCCACAAAAAATAACAGGCTAGAAAGGCAAAAGGaggtattattattattattaaggTTATCTTCAGATGAAAAGACTAACCAGATTAAATCCGTTTCTCAGTTCAGATTTTCTGATTCTTCTGACATTGTATCAGTTAGATTCAAATAGTGAATCAAGCAAAGTGTACATGATTTGTGTGCCTTTGGATTtcattttacccctatttatttTAGATGCTCTTTCAGGAATGTTCAAGGAAAAAAGATTTTGACATACTTCCTAgagaaataatttatttcagtGAAAAGCAAAGATAAATTGCGAAGAAGTAGAATATCATTTACATGGAATCGAAACTAGTTTAGTTATCCTTAACTGTTAGTTTCAAGCTTCTTGATTGTGTGAGACCCAATTGTGTCATGCGGAACATTTTTAAATCCCATAAGCTCCATCAACCTATCCTACTGTTTGAGTTTCTTATattcatttgtttctttttcttggcaGGAAAAAGACATGCAGAAGCTCCGGGATGCTAAGATTCAGCAAGATATGCTTGATCGTGAAGCTTCTGTTTTACGTGCAAAAACTCAAGCGGCTTTAGCTGAGGGAATCTCATGGGGTATGGCAGAGGATGCAATTGAAGAAACTGCGGAGGTTAGCTGTTTGTTTCTAACAAGGCTACTGATATTTTGTAGTTTAGATAAAAGCTTTTGATGGAGCTATTCTAAGTTCTGGCCACATCATATCATATTTTGCAGCACTTTCCTATTTTGTCTTCATATATTGCTTTGTGTTTTTACTGATCACGTTCTTTTATCTTAGGATGATGCGGATGAAATCACTTGGCAAACCTACAAAGGTCAGCTTACTGATAGACAGGAGAAAACACGTAGCAAGATACTAAAACGAATGGAAAAGGTACGCACTTGTTTTACAGAAAAGCCATATTCTGATATTCCTATACATCATTGCACATTCTTATTTAGCCTAATACTAGGATGAAACATCTGATTTGATTTCATGTGAAATTGCCATTAATTGTTAGGGTTCATATGCAACTGTGTCCAGATTACTCTTTCAAGTGCCTGGGTGATATTGTGATGAATGATGACCAGATCTTGGGAATATTCTTGCCTTATTTCCATtatttttggttttggtttccaAATTAAACAAAAGGGGCTATTGGAGCAGCAATTTCTTTTTGAACTGCCTATAGATTATATTAATACTTAATATCATCATGAGAGCTATGCTTGCATGCTGTAATGTTAGGCTCTTCAAAAGGGTGAAAATTAATTCTGAACTTATTACATGGATCCATATTGTGGTGTTGGAATACATTGTAATTTACAATTGGCACCAATTTTTGTTTCACTTTGACTCGTTAATTAGTTAGTTTGTTCCTTTTCTTGTTGGTACAATAACCTTGCCTGCTGTCTCAAATGTTTGTGGCGTGTGAATAAATGAAATCCTCCACATCGAGTGCAATAAACCAATCTACAAGATATTAAATGAAGCCCAATCTTTAATATACCAGAGTGATGCAACTTGAAATAAACAAACCAGTAGATACAGTAAGCAACTAGTAGCGCTAGCAAGTAATGCTGTATGAACAGTGCACATGCTACGTGCCATTGCGCTTCATGCCAGCTGTACGCCCCCTTGCCATAAGGTAACCAAAGGCTTCAGGACTTAatgattcagaatttcagatgtTAGGAACTAAACTAGAAGCTAATTGTGGTTGTTAGTACCATGCTGGATAACTGGACTATAAATTTGGATTTGCCTGCCACTTTATTTTTGTATACAAGACTAAAGTATGAACAACATTGAGATAGTGGTTGTTGTCATGTTGCTGGTTGTCCATTGTTGTATCAGGAAGTGCTTACTTTGTGTATGAAGAAGTGTtacacagctctcctgcgtgtatGAGAAAAATCATGAAGCTTTACCTGCTATTTTGTTTCAGATTGCCAACATGAAGAAAGAAATCGATGCAATAAGGGTTAAGGACATTTCTCAAGGGGGGCTAACCCAAGGTCAGCAAACACAAATAGCACGAAATGAACAACGGATATCTCAGGTTAGTGATGGATCACATGCATTACATTTATTAATACGCTATCGCCATCCATTTCTCATCTGGTGAGCAGGACTAAACCTATTCTTCTTCAGATTATGGAGGAGCTGGAtaatctagaagaaactttaaATGACAGCATACGGGAAAGTGTTGGTGCTCGTTCTGGAAATGCAAATCGTGGTAGCCATAAAGCAAGtcttgaggaagaagatgatgttcTTAGGTATGCTGAGATCTGAAATGCATTTACTATTGTTTAGTATGCTTAAAGGTAGATCATTATATGGGTTGATCCCATGCGCTGACTAATAAATTGTTAAATAATTCAGCGACAATGATGAATTTTATGATCGGACAAAGAAGAAACCTAGCCAGAAATCCAATGAGCAACAATCAGTTGAGACTGCTGATAGTCTTCTTGAGAAAAAGGATTCCATCACCGGTGAtattgaaaataaaaagaagtTGCTTGAAGAAGAGAAGCATAAGCTGGCTCAGGGCAGTACTGCAGATCTCGGGGATGACCTTGATGCTTACATGAGTGGCTTGTCATCTCAATTGGGTATGCTAGTATGCTCCAATTACTTCGATTAATCATTCATTAGTCTTAGAATTTcaacatattttatttttcattacaAACATGAAGCATGACATTTGAATCATAtgctaagaaaaatattggcAGAGGTGGGCATATGAATGCTACTAAAAATTTTAATTGAAAGGTTCCTTAGGCCTCTACTTAAGTAGTTTCCTTCAGTTTCACGAAATCATCAAGGTCTATCTTCCATCAGAATAAAAGCAAGTAGCCCAGTTAAGCTCCATAAATCCAGTTGTGAGCCAGTGTTCAGCTCTCATTATGATTCTTGACTCTGGCTTGAGCACATGTGTTTGGATTAATTTGTTACTGTAGATAGAGGGTCTGCTGATTTCCACACTATCATTTGGAAAAAGGATACATTAACCTTCATTAATTTTCACTTAAATGGCAATTACGTAGCATTAAGTGACTAAAGTATATGCTGTTGcacatactccctctgtcctgaAATACAAGGCATCCTAGGATTTTTAGGACAGATTAAGGAGGTGGGCAAATGTTTCATATACCCTTAGCTAATGGTAATACAAGGCAAATTTTCCAGTTAACAAGGGAAATATTTGGCAAGTTTTTAATTGCGTTGATTGAGTACTTGCCAAAAACTCCTAGGACGCCTTATATTTGGGGACAAATTTTGAACCCTTGGATGCCTTATATttcaggacggagggagtatgcaaTTTTCTCATTTGTTTAGACCTGAGCATAGGTTTGGCCTTTAACATTGATGAACTAACCTTGGAGTTATGCATTTACTTATGCACAGTTATTCCAGCATTTTTCCAGTTCAGATGCTTTTCACTGTCTTAGAATCTTCTGACTGGTTTGAGATATCCTGCAGTGCATGATAAGATTGCCCAAATTCAGAAGGAAATATTTGATCTTCAGGCTGAGCTGGACAGAGTAGTTTACCTACTAAAAATAGCTGATCCTATAGGGGAAGCAGCTCGCAAGAGGGACCTAAAGCCTCGAGAAGCGAGACCCCCAGCATCTAATGATAATCCAAGACCAGAAGCcaagaaacaaaataaagtTGTGAAGACTACTTCAGCTGAGAAGCCAAAGGATTCTTCTAATGAGACGGCAACGAATAAGCCTGCT
Above is a genomic segment from Setaria viridis chromosome 4, Setaria_viridis_v4.0, whole genome shotgun sequence containing:
- the LOC117852770 gene encoding uncharacterized protein; protein product: MDPSMPPPPPRNPNPSSSTTSMPPPPPPNPTSSSMPPPPPPNPSPPPPRPEAESQATSSAAEVEGRGGPTPSSSMPPPPPPKPAPPVPEPEARAEGSAGPSPSASDSSAEEVPNPSGASSGDTEMEEAAAPPAERQKQQRPRAPYVIPEWSAAPDHPFFLEVLKDGTIVDQLDVAKKGAYMFGRIDMCDFVLEHPTVSRFHAVLQFRNDGKVFLYDLGSTHGSFINKSQVKKKLYTEIHVGDVIRFGQSSRLYIFQGPSELMPPEKDMQKLRDAKIQQDMLDREASVLRAKTQAALAEGISWGMAEDAIEETAEDDADEITWQTYKGQLTDRQEKTRSKILKRMEKIANMKKEIDAIRVKDISQGGLTQGQQTQIARNEQRISQIMEELDNLEETLNDSIRESVGARSGNANRGSHKASLEEEDDVLSDNDEFYDRTKKKPSQKSNEQQSVETADSLLEKKDSITGDIENKKKLLEEEKHKLAQGSTADLGDDLDAYMSGLSSQLVHDKIAQIQKEIFDLQAELDRVVYLLKIADPIGEAARKRDLKPREARPPASNDNPRPEAKKQNKVVKTTSAEKPKDSSNETATNKPAKVETDASKNQENGSKPAFSIPKPQWLGDKRIIEPEEKFINEEKSDAEEPDNFVDYKDRKAILSNSGSGKDLEEAAPGLILRKRKSTDQSASSEANSSSVESEASVADAVALLLKHKRGLQTSEETENEDEPHASKREGKKSKQKRVLGPARPDFLEAGPDSETWVPPEGQTGDGRTALNDRLGY